TCATCTACACCGGCTTTATTCCGGGCCTTCTGGAAGTTCACTGCAAGCTGGTACCGTATTCTTCCTTTTTCATCTAGTTCAattgtttcctttttttttcagagcCTGCATCCAACCAGCCGGAAGTTAGGAATACATCCTGCTCCTGCAAGCCGCGATAGTGTCACCCAAAGGACACCCAAATTTCTTCATATTGCGAGTACCCTGGTAACAGaaatttgtttttttttttcaaaaaaaaaaaactgacAGTTGGTGTCAATACACTAGTCTTGGCCAAGGTGAGTGGAAAGATTTCggttcccccccccctaaatGGTTGGAGAGGGGAAGGGTCGGGGAAAGGTGACGAGGTCGTCAAATTTGAGAAGCGGGTGATGGGTCAAGCTTCTGATATCTCCAGATGTCAAATTCGGCTTATTCTGCGAAAATCTTGGGGGATATGTTTCCAGTCCAATCAATCCAGGGTTGGTCTGAATCTCTGGGTATCAAGTTCCTGGAAAATACACCCCCGAGCATCTCCCTGCATACACTATCAGAATCCAATCTCTCCATCCTGATCTGACGCCCATGTGGAAAACGTTGGTTGCGCATGTGTTACTTCCGGTAATAGATCTGAGACAACCGGTTAATATCATCTTTGGAAACCCCAAAATGAAAAGCGACTTACTCGTTTGAACTGGAAATGAAGTTGAAGGATTCCCTTAAAAGAATGACGTCAGGTGAGAAACAGGAGATCCTTTGATGGCACGGCATACCTTGTCAAATGTACTCTTGAAACCCCGTTCTCGTTTCGCACTATAATCCCATTCTTTGTCGACAATTCGAAAAGCAAGGTCTTCGTATGGAGGTCCAGCCATGAACCGAATGAGACAGGTGTCTTCCTCACCCGCTTCAGCCGAGGACTCGCCCCGCTTCCGACCATTCTCACGCTCAATTCGATAAGTCGGAGCTTTGGTTTTGTCAATCAAGTCGGGGTAGAAGATGTTGAATTTGTAGCCTTGTACAACCTTGGGTGGCGGGTTGTCATGGTCGTAATGGGTTTGATTGTACTTATTCCATTCGTAACCCATTTGGACTCGGTTGAAGTACCGTGGCTTTCGAGGCCGATGCTTACCGGCCCATTGAGGTTGTGAGCTCGTGCTCACGGCCTCTTCACCCGTAAAAATTTCCTCATTCTCGCTGACACCCTTGGCGAGTTCCCTTTCATATAGCGCTTTGGTCGCTTGCGAGAAGTCTTCGTTCGGGATGGACGAGAACCGCGTGGACAAAGAGGCCGCAGGGGCGTTGGTAGATGTCGGAGTGGACACTACCACGGAGGACTTCTCTGCAGCTCGGTGCCGTAGTGGGACAAAACCCATACGCATAATTTTCTGGCGTTCGCGAGCCTGTGCGATTGATTAGCATGTGGATTGGGATAAGTGAGGGGAAACCCAAGAACCTACCACTTGGCTCAAGAATGCGGTTTCATCCATGATCTCCAAGCCTTTGTCCTCCGGGAGAACCTGGAGCATTGGATCTGGATCCAGGCCTTCAAACTCGGCATGATTTGTTGTATCAACTGCAGAGACAACCGGAGCAAGAGGCGCTAATTTTTCCCGAAGTGATTCAGCTTCCTGTCTTTGCTGTCTCCTCAAGTCGCGAACACGCTCCTCAATAATAGCTTGATAGACATTTTTCAGACTTGCCCTGGCCTTCCACACCGTCAGACTGCGTAGCAGCTCTTCCCAGTAATCTGTATCGATCGGCTCATTCGAGTTCAACTTCCGTTTCACTTGTACTTCGAGATTTTGAAGCTGTTCGTAGGACTTCGGGCTTAGTAATTTGTTGATGTCAGCAGCCACGGAATTGAGTGCGCGACCCTCGGGTGTAACGGTCTTTTGACGATCTCGGCAGATGACTTTCATAGTCTGTAGGATGGACAGTGGTTAACAGGGGTGTCCAATAAACAGCAGAGTGGGGGAAAGTTACCTGCCAGAATTCACGATTCTTCGCGTTTGTCTCAAGTTTAACAAATGTGTCAATATCCTTCTCCAAGTCCTGTAGTTGGGTCTGCGATAATCCCTCAAACACCCCATCCGGGTCCACGACATCCAAATCGGAGTCTGCTATCTCATCATCCAGGGGATCACGCGTAGGATCGATAATACGGAGAGTAACAGTAAGCCAGTCGATAGGTTTTGCGCGCCCTTCCTTGACTCGAATCTCTGCCTTCTTTTTGGCCTGCTTCAGCACGAACATATCCTCCTGCGCGACCCACTCGCGCTCTTGCTGGTCTTCCTGGATCAAGTTGAGTCGGACTTGATCGCGCATGTTGCGAGACTGCTGTGAAGGACCTGATCTCTCAAGGTTCCATCTGCGATCTGAGTCTTGTCGGTTGCGCCATTCTCCATCGTCCCGACGAGGATGTTTCTGTGGCTGACGCCACGAGGACGGCGATCGCGACCTGCTGCGCTTCGAGTCTGATCGGTCAGGAAATCGTGCAGACATGGTAGAAACTGCAAGGATAAAATAAAGAGTAAGGATTAAAGTGTATGCAAGCCAAACGTACGTGATTTTGGGTGTCAAAAGCGAAGTTAGAAGTTCGGGAGATCTGCGGGAAAGTCAAGCGGGCGGCAACCCTTCCCTATGGCCCAGGCAGCTCAAGACAACTTCGGAACTTCACAACTCCGCACTGTAAATCAACAAATTGATCAAGCCATGCCCTCGAAATGGCAGCGTCTTCACTTGTCCCAGCTGCTGGGACTACCTCCTTTGCTCTTTCAGTATATCTGGACCCGAGAAGGCTATGAGATTCACATAACAGACCTCACCTACATTTGGTCAGAGCGGCTGCCCCGTAAAGCTATCACCAAGAGAGCAGAGGAAATTGCCACAACAATTGACCCTGGAGAGGACCCAGAACAACTCGATGTGCTCCTGGAGAAAATTGGAGAAGCTTTACAAAAGGGTAATGAAAGCGCACTTCTAAGTGATGGAACACAACCCGACTCCCTTGAAATTACGACAACAACCAAGCTCCCCTCCCCGTTGAAGCCTCTCATGTGGTCTTTGAAATTATCAAAGGAACCCCTCTCATCATTGACCACTATTATATTGCTTCCGTTGCTGAAGGAGGAAGCGGAGTGGGATTCCCGTCAAGGTTTGCTCTTGAGCCAAATCAAACAGAAAGACTACGTACTTGGCAAGTTGTTTGACAAACTGGAAATACTGGGCGTCGATCTAGGGTCTGTGTTTCCTAGTGCTGCAGGGTCGCGGACGTCTCACAAAGCTATTACGCGGTCTGAGGCGGGTAAACATGTCAAAGGCATTGCGCCGTTCGAGGAACAAACCTGGCTTGCTGAGACAGGAGTATCACATAAGGCGGGATTGGCCACCAACTTACTGCAAGAAATCTCAGAATCCGGTGATTCTCATGATTTAGGTACCTTTGCCCAAGCACAAGGTGAATGGTGGCATCGACTTAAGAGGTTCTCTGAAACTAGCACCAGAGAAGCCTCTCCCATCAAAAAGGAAAGTCCCAGCGACGAAAATCGAAAAAAGCCGATGGAAAACCAGCATATCAACGAAGGAGGGGATTCAACGGCAAGCAGTGATGTCGATGAGTTTCAGGTACGCTACAACTATTCCCTAATCACAAGTTATGAGTATAGCTTAACCTTGCTGATAAAGCGACAAAAAACCCCTCCTAGACTAGACTTTCAAcatcaaaaaggcaaaaTCTCACCCCCCAAGCAAAAGGACAGAAAGAAAAGTCTGGTTCCGCCAGTGTTGCCTTCAGAGGAAGACGAAGCCACCGCATCAGACTCAGACTCCGAGCCAGAACCAGCACCGCACCAAAGACGTATTCCCAGCGTTTCAAGGTCGCCAGAGCCTGCCGCACCGCAGCCAAAAGCCCGAGAGGTGCCGGAAATACTAAAGGGTGGACTGGGTAAAATTGGCAgcaaaagaaaggaagagacAGAGCATCCGCCCTCGccatctctctctccctcaTTAGCCCTTCCTCCTCCGGCGCAAGTTCGAGAGGCACTGAAAAGGCCAAAGGGCGGATTGGGCATGATAGGCggcaagaaaaagcaagCAATAGAGCCCTCGCCTTCGCCATCGCCTTCTCCTCCAGCACAAACCAGTGACTCTACAGAATCCCAGGAACCTACAAAGTCACTAGAAGAAGAAATTATAAGTAATAATCATCTTCTCCCCATATCGTCAACACAGGTACCAGCAGCCAAAGCTAAGCGTCCTGGGAAACTTGGCATGATAGGCGGCAAGGCTAAAGCCAAAGCCTCCGAACCAGCCCGAGACAAGTCTCCGCTACCTACATCTGAAACGGTGGCCATAATACCCGAAAAGGCTATACTTGCTAAACCGAAGGCTGATGTAAAAGCTACTAAAAAAGGGGAGTCTACATTGCCCACGTCAGCAGCGAAGAAGGTTCCTTCCGCTCCACCTGCTGAGCCGGAGACTGAAGACCAGCGGGCTGATCGGAAGCGCGAGGAACTGAAAAGGTCGCTCGAGGCCAAGGGCAAAGCTCctgcgaagaagaagagaaggttCTAGACGGAAGGGAGTAGAGGTTTTCTGTTTCCAGAATGTGTTCAAGTTCTTTGCCAAGCGGTCTGACGGAAAAATGCTACGTGCGTGTGTTTGACACAATCTATCTACGTAGTATCTGACAAGGGAGAGATGCACTTGAAGACTGTACATCACACGCATGTGCTCAAATCCATAGATCCATTCATGAAAGCATCGCGATTGGGGAATCAAATAAAAGAAGAATACAAGAAAGTGAAGTGAAGACGTAAAAGTAAGACACGCGCTAGTAATGGTACACTTAAAGCGCCGCGCAAGACTCAAGCTCAGCCCCTCGAAGGGGGACCCGCGCGAGCCGAGGCAACACTTTCCTTCTCTTGCTCATTCGGGGTAACAAGCCGCACCCTCTTAGGTGACATGGCGCCGGGCGAAACCGGCGCCGGAGAGGAAGTATTATTTGTCGAAGTAACCGGGCCAGCCCCACTGCCACCAGTGGCAGCGGCAATGCCAGCAACGCCCAGCATGCCGCGGACTTTCTCGACAGCCTTACTTTCACTTTTAGTCCAGGGATCCCGCTTTACGAGCCCGGCACCGGCTGACCGACTAGCAGATTCGCGACGCTTGGACTCCGCCTGCAGGGCTTGGCGGTTTAGTTCACGACGTGGGCCAGGCCCGCAGTCATGCGAGCAACCGGCGGTAGCACAGCCGCCTTCACTGGATGAGATGTCGCCGAGCCAGGTTGTGATGCAGGCTAGATGGCCGCCATGGCCGCAGCCTTGGCACCAGGTCCAAAGGGCGGAGCCTTTGAGCCGAGGTACAGTGAAGAGCTCGAAAGTCTCGATCTCCGACGCTGGGAGGGGTTCAGTGGGAGCTGAGGAATGTGCGGAATGGTTGGAAGTGGTGTCGGAGTTTGGGTCGGGACTCGTGAGGGTTGATGAAGTGGTTGGTGGATTTTGCTGCCCTGGAACCCATTCTGAGGGTGGATCAAGGCTCATGCAGATAGAGCATGGTGCTTGAGGTGTGCTGCAGCGATAACAGCGGCTGTTATCTTGCGTGGGATTTTCAAACGGTCGTTGACACACGTAGCAGTAGACGTTGATGAAGGAATCTGTTTGAGCGTACTCGTAGACGGCAGGGTATGTTGATACACAAAATAGGCGGAGCTCTGCTGCTTCCAGATCCATAGAGTGCCGAATCAGATGCTCATTGTAAGTTTTGAAGACCGTTTCGCATTCCTCATGTGGGAGAATTTGTTTGCAGTCCCGGAAAAGAATGTGCAGCTTATGGAGAAGATGAGCTGCAGCCTGGATATCGaccaagctgctgctgctgtgaTAATATCGGACCGATTCTTTTAGAATCGCTTCAATACCCCACGGGTTCAAGTCTGTTCCGTCTGGCGTGAGTGGGATCTGGACTCGCGAGATACCGCCCATTGTTGAATAAGGCAGAGTGCCAAGGCAGGGGGTTTCATCTGGTGGGagaggttgctgctgtttTTCAAGTGGAGTTGATTCTGTGATCAACGGGGGAGGGCTTGACGGGCGCTCCAGATGAAGTCGATCAGTCTTTAGGACGACTTGATCCAAGAGCTCATCTTCAGATTCCTCTCGCGTAGAAGCGAGAGTCGACCCTCTTCTC
The nucleotide sequence above comes from Penicillium digitatum chromosome 1, complete sequence. Encoded proteins:
- a CDS encoding Cactin, central region, coding for MSARFPDRSDSKRSRSRSPSSWRQPQKHPRRDDGEWRNRQDSDRRWNLERSGPSQQSRNMRDQVRLNLIQEDQQEREWVAQEDMFVLKQAKKKAEIRVKEGRAKPIDWLTVTLRIIDPTRDPLDDEIADSDLDVVDPDGVFEGLSQTQLQDLEKDIDTFVKLETNAKNREFWQTMKVICRDRQKTVTPEGRALNSVAADINKLLSPKSYEQLQNLEVQVKRKLNSNEPIDTDYWEELLRSLTVWKARASLKNVYQAIIEERVRDLRRQQRQEAESLREKLAPLAPVVSAVDTTNHAEFEGLDPDPMLQVLPEDKGLEIMDETAFLSQVARERQKIMRMGFVPLRHRAAEKSSVVVSTPTSTNAPAASLSTRFSSIPNEDFSQATKALYERELAKGVSENEEIFTGEEAVSTSSQPQWAGKHRPRKPRYFNRVQMGYEWNKYNQTHYDHDNPPPKVVQGYKFNIFYPDLIDKTKAPTYRIERENGRKRGESSAEAGEEDTCLIRFMAGPPYEDLAFRIVDKEWDYSAKRERGFKSTFDKGILQLHFQFKRIYYRK
- a CDS encoding DNA double-strand break repair and VJ recombination XRCC4, N-terminal produces the protein MAQAAQDNFGTSQLRTVNQQIDQAMPSKWQRLHLSQLLGLPPLLFQYIWTREGYEIHITDLTYIWSERLPRKAITKRAEEIATTIDPGEDPEQLDVLLEKIGEALQKGNESALLSDGTQPDSLEITTTTKLPSPLKPLMWSLKLSKEPLSSLTTIILLPLLKEEAEWDSRQGLLLSQIKQKDYVLGKLFDKLEILGVDLGSVFPSAAGSRTSHKAITRSEAGKHVKGIAPFEEQTWLAETGVSHKAGLATNLLQEISESGDSHDLGTFAQAQGEWWHRLKRFSETSTREASPIKKESPSDENRKKPMENQHINEGGDSTASSDVDEFQRQKTPPRLDFQHQKGKISPPKQKDRKKSLVPPVLPSEEDEATASDSDSEPEPAPHQRRIPSVSRSPEPAAPQPKAREVPEILKGGLGKIGSKRKEETEHPPSPSLSPSLALPPPAQVREALKRPKGGLGMIGGKKKQAIEPSPSPSPSPPAQTSDSTESQEPTKSLEEEIISNNHLLPISSTQVPAAKAKRPGKLGMIGGKAKAKASEPARDKSPLPTSETVAIIPEKAILAKPKADVKATKKGESTLPTSAAKKVPSAPPAEPETEDQRADRKREELKRSLEAKGKAPAKKKRRF